The following proteins are encoded in a genomic region of Methanoculleus oceani:
- a CDS encoding PQQ-dependent sugar dehydrogenase: MEIVPDVVLPRVAPERVGLEAVAAGFTMPVALASPGDGTGRLFVADLPGVIRVIGADGRLLDEPFLDITDRVVRLRSGYDERGLLGLAFHPRFAENGRFFVYYSAPPRAGAPGGWDHTSRISEFAVSTDNNRADPGSERVVLEVDQPQSNHNGGSIVFGPDGYLYIPLGDGGGARDVGRGHPPGGNGQDITTLLGSILRIDIDGPKPYGIPADNPFVGREGRDEIYAYGLRNPWRTAFDAGGEHRLFAADAGQYLWESVKIIIPGGNHGWNLREGNHAFDPENPRESPEDVPRVGRRGEPLVDAIIEYPNADQPGGIGQVVIGGYVYRGSALPALAGRYIFGEWNRAGAEGDGIIFAATPPEDPEKMWEFTEVEVAAGGTENRTVGAYILAFGEDADHELYVLTAESRGPTGETGRVYRLVPAP; this comes from the coding sequence GTGGAGATCGTGCCGGATGTTGTTCTTCCCCGGGTCGCCCCGGAAAGAGTGGGCCTTGAGGCGGTCGCCGCGGGATTCACCATGCCTGTCGCGCTTGCGTCTCCCGGCGACGGGACCGGGCGGCTCTTCGTCGCGGACCTCCCGGGCGTCATCCGGGTCATCGGCGCCGACGGTCGCCTGCTTGATGAGCCGTTCCTGGATATCACCGACCGGGTCGTCAGGCTGCGGTCCGGCTACGACGAGCGCGGACTGCTCGGTCTTGCGTTTCACCCCCGGTTCGCGGAGAACGGCAGGTTCTTCGTCTACTACAGCGCTCCGCCGAGAGCCGGGGCGCCGGGGGGCTGGGACCACACGAGCCGAATATCGGAGTTTGCCGTCTCGACAGACAACAATCGGGCGGATCCCGGCTCCGAGCGGGTGGTCCTGGAGGTCGACCAGCCGCAGTCGAACCACAACGGCGGCTCGATCGTCTTCGGCCCCGACGGCTACCTTTACATCCCGCTCGGCGACGGCGGCGGCGCACGCGACGTCGGGAGAGGCCACCCGCCGGGAGGAAACGGGCAGGATATCACCACGCTGCTCGGGAGCATTCTGCGGATCGACATCGACGGCCCGAAGCCCTATGGCATCCCGGCAGACAACCCGTTTGTCGGAAGAGAGGGGCGGGACGAGATCTACGCCTACGGCCTCCGCAACCCCTGGCGCACGGCCTTCGACGCCGGGGGGGAGCACCGCCTCTTCGCCGCCGACGCCGGGCAGTACCTCTGGGAGTCGGTGAAGATCATCATCCCGGGCGGCAACCACGGCTGGAACCTCCGGGAAGGCAACCACGCCTTCGACCCCGAGAACCCCCGCGAGTCGCCGGAGGACGTGCCCCGGGTCGGCCGCCGCGGCGAGCCCCTGGTCGACGCGATCATCGAGTACCCGAACGCCGACCAGCCCGGCGGCATCGGGCAGGTCGTGATCGGCGGATACGTCTACCGCGGCAGTGCACTCCCTGCGCTTGCCGGGCGCTACATCTTCGGCGAATGGAACCGGGCGGGCGCCGAGGGCGACGGGATCATTTTTGCAGCCACGCCGCCGGAAGACCCGGAAAAGATGTGGGAGTTTACCGAGGTCGAGGTGGCCGCGGGCGGGACGGAAAACCGGACCGTCGGGGCGTACATCCTCGCGTTCGGGGAGGACGCGGATCACGAACTCTACGTCCTGACCGCGGAGAGCAGGGGACCTACCGGAGAGACGGGCAGGGTCTACCGGCTCGTGCCGGCACCCTGA
- a CDS encoding SRPBCC domain-containing protein, producing the protein MEEAQQIRSEILIERVFDAPRELVWKAWTEPGYVKRWWGAKGFTEPVIRIDLREEGRYLFGMRSPEGQDFWSTGEYREIAPAERLVFTDSFSDAEGNVVPASYYGMTGDWPLELVATVTFEDADGGTKVTIREPGVPADEDRDMAVVGWNESLDKLADVLKGAAKTHLTAEPGKQDVVITRVFDAPRDAVFGIFANPDLIPRWWGPANLTTTVEEMEVRPGGTWRYVQRDADGNEYAFHGVYHDITPPERLVGTSEFEGEPGRVTLETVTFEDLGSRTRVTDRTVFSTVEDRDAALASGMREGAVESMDRFARLLEETQRGA; encoded by the coding sequence ATGGAAGAGGCACAGCAGATCAGGTCGGAAATTCTCATCGAACGCGTCTTCGACGCACCGCGCGAACTCGTCTGGAAGGCGTGGACAGAGCCCGGGTATGTCAAACGCTGGTGGGGGGCGAAGGGCTTCACTGAGCCGGTCATCAGGATCGACCTCCGCGAGGAAGGCAGGTACCTGTTTGGCATGCGATCGCCCGAAGGCCAGGATTTCTGGAGCACGGGTGAGTACCGCGAGATCGCCCCCGCGGAACGGCTCGTCTTCACCGACTCGTTCTCGGACGCAGAAGGCAACGTCGTCCCGGCCTCGTACTACGGGATGACCGGGGACTGGCCGCTGGAACTGGTGGCGACGGTGACGTTCGAGGACGCCGACGGCGGGACAAAGGTGACCATACGGGAGCCCGGCGTCCCGGCGGACGAGGACCGCGATATGGCCGTAGTCGGCTGGAACGAGTCCCTCGACAAACTCGCAGACGTCCTGAAAGGAGCCGCGAAGACGCATCTTACCGCCGAGCCGGGCAAACAGGACGTCGTCATAACGAGGGTCTTCGACGCGCCGCGGGATGCCGTCTTCGGGATCTTCGCGAACCCGGACCTCATACCCCGGTGGTGGGGGCCGGCGAACCTCACGACGACGGTCGAGGAGATGGAGGTGCGGCCGGGCGGCACCTGGCGGTATGTCCAGCGCGACGCCGATGGGAACGAATACGCGTTCCACGGGGTGTATCACGACATTACCCCGCCTGAGCGGCTCGTCGGCACCTCCGAGTTCGAGGGCGAGCCGGGCCGCGTCACGCTCGAGACGGTGACATTCGAAGACCTGGGCAGCAGGACGAGGGTGACGGACCGGACGGTCTTTTCGACGGTCGAGGATCGCGACGCGGCGCTCGCCTCGGGCATGAGGGAGGGGGCGGTCGAGAGCATGGACCGGTTCGCCAGGCTCCTCGAAGAGACGCAGCGAGGCGCTTGA
- a CDS encoding alpha/beta fold hydrolase, which translates to MNSLADLPIVLILLGIAVAGVAVAVRYRSDMRAARERIERSGSRVARTDYGSIEYARVGSGYPVLVVHGNAGGFDQGLMLAGRTIDPRFQVIAPSRFGYPGSPMPPAASVAMQADAFACLLDALAIEQAAVVGYSAGSASAIQFALRYPERVSALVLVEPVAPGKGPVMPKSIFTIFFTNNFIYWATVTYFQPIVGGAWAGVPRGKRLTPKDKAEVRMLLSSLLPVSARIDGSSFDIYVSTPGLLNDQEGNDYPFGTIRAPTLVVSAVDDPLALHENARALVRKIPGARLLAVPGGGHMLLGHDEEVRQGITEFLYDNGIPGPSTNQKEK; encoded by the coding sequence GTGAACTCATTGGCTGACCTCCCGATCGTTCTCATCCTGCTCGGTATCGCCGTCGCGGGGGTGGCGGTCGCGGTGCGCTACCGGAGCGATATGCGTGCCGCCCGGGAGCGTATCGAGAGGTCGGGGAGCCGGGTGGCCCGGACGGACTATGGGAGCATCGAATACGCCCGGGTGGGATCCGGGTATCCGGTGCTGGTCGTCCACGGCAACGCGGGCGGGTTCGACCAGGGACTGATGCTCGCCGGCCGGACCATCGACCCGCGGTTCCAGGTCATCGCGCCCTCAAGGTTCGGCTACCCCGGCTCGCCCATGCCGCCGGCAGCGAGCGTCGCCATGCAGGCGGATGCTTTTGCCTGCCTGCTGGATGCCCTTGCGATCGAGCAGGCCGCCGTCGTCGGCTACTCGGCGGGATCCGCATCGGCGATCCAGTTTGCCCTGCGCTACCCGGAGCGTGTCTCGGCCCTCGTCCTTGTCGAGCCCGTCGCCCCGGGAAAGGGGCCGGTCATGCCGAAGTCCATCTTCACCATCTTCTTCACGAACAACTTCATCTACTGGGCAACGGTCACCTATTTCCAGCCGATCGTGGGAGGAGCATGGGCCGGCGTGCCCCGGGGAAAGCGGCTCACCCCAAAAGATAAGGCCGAGGTCAGGATGCTGCTTTCAAGCCTCCTGCCGGTCAGCGCCCGGATAGACGGAAGTTCTTTTGACATCTACGTATCAACCCCCGGACTGCTCAACGACCAGGAGGGCAACGATTATCCGTTCGGCACCATCAGGGCCCCCACGCTGGTGGTCAGCGCCGTGGACGATCCGCTGGCGCTCCACGAGAATGCACGTGCCCTTGTGCGGAAGATCCCGGGCGCTCGTCTCCTTGCCGTACCGGGGGGCGGTCACATGCTCCTCGGGCATGACGAAGAAGTCAGGCAGGGGATCACGGAGTTCCTGTACGACAACGGCATTCCCGGTCCCTCTACAAACCAGAAGGAGAAATGA
- a CDS encoding VOC family protein yields the protein MEPIEHEIYPMMLFPTLEVRDVEASVDWYTRVLGFALVYRMQDPEGRTHLAHLRRLKHQDILLVPRRDDRAEPCPGVTITLAFAAEAVDRIPALDAFAARVADAGAVIEGPVDRPWNTRDVVVRDPDGYRLVFTTPDFARMRDFETTMRDVRKGPGK from the coding sequence ATGGAACCAATCGAGCACGAGATCTACCCGATGATGCTCTTTCCCACCCTCGAGGTCCGGGATGTCGAGGCGTCCGTGGATTGGTACACCCGGGTCCTGGGCTTCGCCCTGGTCTACCGGATGCAGGACCCTGAGGGGAGGACGCACCTTGCCCATCTCCGGCGGCTGAAGCACCAGGATATCCTGCTCGTGCCCCGCCGCGACGACCGCGCCGAACCGTGCCCCGGCGTCACCATCACGCTCGCGTTCGCCGCTGAGGCGGTCGACAGGATCCCCGCTCTCGACGCCTTCGCCGCACGGGTTGCAGATGCCGGGGCCGTCATCGAAGGGCCGGTGGACCGGCCCTGGAATACCCGGGACGTCGTGGTTCGCGATCCCGACGGCTACCGTCTGGTCTTCACCACGCCGGACTTTGCACGCATGCGCGATTTCGAGACGACGATGCGAGATGTCCGGAAGGGACCCGGGAAGTAA
- a CDS encoding SRPBCC family protein, translated as MEETSITAEPGKQEIVISRVFDAPPDLVFKACTDPELISRWWAPESITTTVEKMDTRPGGMWRVTQRDAEGNEYAFHGVYHEVTPERIVDTFEYEAMPGHVLLETETIEDLGGGRTKMTDHLIFQSVEDRDGMLQSGMEEEMTGPMERLAELLQSLKQAAPAR; from the coding sequence ATGGAAGAAACAAGTATCACCGCTGAACCGGGCAAGCAGGAGATCGTCATCTCGCGGGTCTTCGACGCGCCGCCGGACCTCGTGTTCAAGGCGTGCACGGACCCGGAGCTGATATCGCGGTGGTGGGCGCCGGAGAGCATCACGACCACGGTCGAGAAGATGGACACGAGGCCCGGCGGGATGTGGCGCGTCACCCAGCGCGATGCCGAGGGCAACGAGTACGCGTTCCACGGCGTATACCACGAGGTTACGCCCGAGCGGATCGTCGACACCTTCGAGTACGAGGCCATGCCGGGCCATGTTCTGCTCGAGACGGAGACGATCGAAGACCTCGGCGGCGGCAGGACAAAGATGACCGACCACCTGATCTTCCAGTCGGTCGAGGACCGCGACGGGATGCTCCAGTCGGGCATGGAGGAAGAGATGACCGGCCCCATGGAGCGCCTCGCGGAACTCCTGCAGTCGCTGAAACAGGCGGCGCCGGCACGATGA
- a CDS encoding symporter small accessory protein, translating to MFGITDPSIWVGYLLALVFTLACLVYGLWNWNNGAEEQRDGS from the coding sequence ATGTTTGGCATTACTGATCCCTCGATCTGGGTTGGATATCTGCTTGCGCTCGTCTTTACGCTCGCATGCTTAGTGTACGGCCTGTGGAACTGGAATAACGGCGCGGAGGAGCAACGGGATGGCAGTTGA
- a CDS encoding sodium:solute symporter family protein: MAVDTGLFVAITLAYLVIIIGLGYLGYRQTKESDDYMVAGRKIHPVILALSYGATFISTSAIVGFGGVAAQLGMGLIWLTVLNIGLGILIAFVVFGKRTRSIGNKLRAVTFPDLMGKCYGSPFMQYAAGLVIVIAMPLYTAAILIGGAQFITSTLQIPYTTALIAFAAIVALYVVLGGLIAVMYTDALQGGIMLVGMTILLALTYIQLGGVIEAHTALAAMSDLVPQALAAGGMTGWASMPALGSSIWLTLVTTLVLGVGIGVLAQPQLVVRFMTVKDSRSLNRAVLVGGPFILMMTGVAFTVGALTNVYFYQTQGVIALQAATEGNVDTIIPNFINASMPDLFVVIFMLALLAAAMSTLSSLFHVMGTSLGFDVVRRTGHEKAAMRPIRVATVVMIVVSVVLAFILPGSIIARATAMFMGLCASAFLPAYAHAMYSSRPSLRAAKMSLVAGAAAWFAWTAFVHVKESAALGLSNLLFGVPAVLSAPWQVVDPLVIALPLSTAALLIGWVLDRHEVPAEKGAEAA, encoded by the coding sequence ATGGCAGTTGATACAGGGCTCTTCGTCGCGATAACGCTGGCGTATCTCGTCATCATCATCGGTCTCGGCTATCTCGGCTACCGCCAGACAAAAGAGAGCGACGACTACATGGTCGCCGGCAGGAAGATCCATCCCGTGATCCTTGCCCTCTCCTACGGAGCGACGTTCATCAGCACGTCCGCCATCGTCGGGTTCGGGGGCGTTGCGGCGCAGCTCGGCATGGGGCTGATCTGGCTGACCGTCCTCAATATCGGGCTCGGGATTCTCATCGCATTTGTCGTCTTCGGAAAACGGACCCGCAGCATAGGGAATAAACTCCGTGCCGTGACCTTCCCCGACCTGATGGGGAAGTGCTACGGGTCGCCGTTCATGCAGTATGCCGCGGGGCTCGTCATCGTCATCGCCATGCCGCTGTATACGGCGGCGATCCTGATCGGCGGCGCCCAGTTCATCACGAGCACGCTGCAGATCCCGTATACCACCGCGCTCATCGCGTTTGCCGCGATCGTCGCCCTCTACGTGGTACTCGGCGGGCTCATCGCCGTCATGTACACCGACGCGCTGCAGGGCGGGATCATGCTCGTCGGCATGACCATCCTTCTCGCGCTCACCTACATCCAGCTCGGGGGCGTTATCGAGGCGCACACCGCTCTTGCCGCGATGTCGGACCTCGTCCCGCAGGCGCTTGCCGCCGGAGGGATGACCGGGTGGGCTTCCATGCCGGCACTCGGCTCGTCCATCTGGCTCACGCTGGTGACGACGCTCGTTCTCGGGGTGGGCATCGGGGTGCTGGCGCAGCCTCAACTCGTGGTCCGGTTCATGACCGTCAAGGACAGCCGGTCGCTGAACCGGGCGGTCCTCGTCGGCGGACCATTCATCCTGATGATGACCGGCGTCGCCTTCACGGTCGGCGCGCTCACGAACGTCTACTTCTACCAGACCCAGGGAGTGATCGCCCTGCAGGCGGCCACCGAAGGGAACGTCGACACGATCATACCGAACTTCATCAACGCATCGATGCCGGACCTCTTCGTCGTCATCTTCATGCTGGCGCTCCTTGCCGCCGCAATGTCCACGCTCAGTTCCCTCTTTCACGTCATGGGAACGTCGCTCGGGTTCGACGTCGTGCGGCGCACCGGTCACGAGAAAGCGGCGATGCGGCCGATCCGGGTGGCAACTGTCGTCATGATCGTCGTAAGCGTCGTCCTGGCCTTCATCCTGCCCGGCAGCATCATCGCCCGGGCGACGGCGATGTTCATGGGCCTCTGTGCTTCAGCGTTCCTGCCCGCCTACGCCCACGCCATGTACAGCAGCAGGCCGTCGCTCCGAGCGGCGAAGATGAGCCTCGTCGCCGGAGCTGCCGCCTGGTTCGCGTGGACCGCCTTCGTCCACGTCAAGGAGTCGGCGGCGCTCGGGCTCTCCAACCTCCTCTTCGGGGTTCCGGCGGTCCTTTCCGCGCCGTGGCAGGTCGTGGATCCGCTCGTCATCGCCCTTCCCCTCTCGACGGCCGCACTGCTGATCGGGTGGGTGCTCGACCGGCATGAGGTGCCCGCGGAGAAAGGGGCCGAGGCTGCCTGA
- a CDS encoding nucleoside recognition protein, translated as MDSTVEIVSATLGLSFELLLRTVPIVVIGVLLAEVLIALRITDRIASVAYPVTTFSHLPRECGTSFLLAFISPQAADAMLVDYYNKGMIGRVELVVAALINSFPSVVMHWRYLIPVYVPLLGVFGMIYFAILMGIGFLKTGIVMVAGRMLLPGVPASGPPERPPGKTLSLREALSAATGPTAKTLRRILGIMIPTIVAVAFLIEAGFFDAVAAYLEGASRLFPIPPEGLAIIAAKFGSYVAAASLASGLLAAGDISGRDIVITLLVANLLTSLTTYLRWLGSFYIAIFGPRRGTEIMVISVILQDGLLLIAIFLLARFW; from the coding sequence ATGGACAGCACGGTAGAGATCGTTTCAGCGACACTGGGCCTCTCGTTCGAGCTCCTGCTCCGGACGGTTCCGATCGTCGTCATCGGCGTGCTGCTCGCCGAGGTCCTGATTGCTCTCCGGATCACCGACAGGATCGCGAGTGTTGCCTACCCGGTCACGACGTTCTCCCACCTGCCCCGCGAGTGCGGGACGAGTTTTCTCCTGGCGTTCATCTCGCCGCAGGCGGCGGACGCGATGCTCGTCGATTACTACAACAAGGGGATGATCGGGAGAGTCGAACTCGTCGTCGCAGCGCTCATCAACTCCTTCCCGTCCGTCGTCATGCACTGGCGCTACCTCATTCCCGTCTACGTGCCGCTGCTCGGGGTCTTCGGGATGATCTACTTCGCCATACTGATGGGGATCGGGTTTCTCAAGACCGGCATCGTCATGGTGGCCGGGAGGATGCTTCTTCCCGGGGTTCCGGCGTCCGGGCCGCCGGAGAGACCCCCGGGGAAGACTCTGTCGCTGCGGGAAGCGCTCTCTGCCGCAACCGGACCGACCGCAAAAACCCTCCGCCGGATCCTCGGGATCATGATCCCGACGATCGTCGCCGTGGCGTTTCTCATCGAAGCGGGCTTCTTCGATGCCGTTGCCGCCTACCTGGAGGGCGCGAGCAGGCTCTTCCCCATACCGCCCGAGGGGCTCGCGATCATCGCCGCGAAGTTCGGGTCGTACGTCGCCGCGGCAAGCCTTGCGTCCGGACTGCTCGCGGCGGGCGATATCTCCGGCAGGGATATCGTCATCACGCTGCTCGTGGCGAACCTGCTCACCAGCCTCACCACCTACCTGCGATGGCTCGGGTCGTTCTACATCGCGATCTTCGGGCCAAGGCGGGGCACCGAGATCATGGTCATCTCCGTCATTCTCCAGGACGGCCTTCTCCTGATAGCCATCTTCCTGCTGGCCCGGTTCTGGTAA
- a CDS encoding alpha/beta fold hydrolase, which produces MVTNEIAPAAPGRYAAINGLSMYYEIHGTGRPLVLLHGALTTIEGSFQRMLPTLAANRQVIAVEQQAHGRTADIDRPLTYEGMGKDTAELLRQIGVKEADIFGYSMGAAIALEITVRHPELVHKLVLVSPSYTREGAYPEMYEGEENLKPEDLAGTPFAEEYARTAPNPDDWPGLIEKVKQLDREFQGWTPGEIRSIRAPTLVIIGDSDVVRPEHAVEFFRLLGGGVPGDLVGLPRSRLAVLPGTTHITLIDRTDWLLSMIGEFLDAPVPEGGGV; this is translated from the coding sequence ATGGTAACAAATGAGATTGCACCCGCGGCCCCGGGCCGCTACGCGGCCATAAACGGGCTTTCGATGTATTACGAGATTCACGGCACCGGCCGACCGCTGGTGCTCCTTCACGGGGCGCTCACGACGATCGAGGGCTCGTTTCAGAGGATGCTGCCGACGCTCGCCGCGAACCGGCAGGTCATCGCCGTCGAGCAGCAGGCTCACGGCCGTACCGCCGATATCGACCGCCCGCTGACCTACGAGGGGATGGGAAAGGATACCGCCGAACTCCTCCGGCAGATCGGGGTCAAAGAAGCCGACATCTTCGGCTACAGCATGGGGGCCGCCATCGCCCTCGAGATCACCGTCCGGCACCCCGAACTCGTGCACAAACTCGTCCTCGTCTCGCCGAGTTACACGAGAGAAGGGGCCTACCCCGAGATGTACGAGGGGGAAGAGAACCTGAAGCCCGAGGATCTGGCCGGAACCCCGTTCGCGGAAGAGTACGCCCGGACAGCCCCGAATCCGGATGACTGGCCCGGGCTTATCGAGAAGGTGAAGCAGCTGGACCGGGAGTTTCAGGGCTGGACGCCTGGGGAGATCCGGTCGATCCGGGCGCCCACGCTCGTCATCATCGGCGACTCCGACGTCGTTCGCCCCGAGCATGCGGTGGAGTTCTTCCGGCTGCTCGGCGGCGGCGTCCCGGGGGATCTCGTCGGGCTTCCCCGCTCCCGGCTCGCGGTCCTCCCCGGCACGACTCATATCACGCTCATCGATCGCACCGACTGGCTGCTCTCGATGATTGGAGAGTTCCTCGATGCGCCCGTGCCGGAGGGTGGGGGAGTGTGA
- a CDS encoding excalibur calcium-binding domain-containing protein produces the protein MVDLRLSKRSVIVGIIFIFCLAIFVSGCTSRAATKSQPAASTTIAEETQPPPTSLPATAPTDTPTTVPTTKPTTQKPAPTSCEVCSCSGDRYNCGDFKTQSEAQACYDYCRSKGIGDVHKLDADEDGIACESLK, from the coding sequence ATGGTAGACCTGCGTTTGTCGAAGAGGAGCGTAATCGTCGGGATCATTTTCATCTTCTGCCTGGCGATCTTTGTATCGGGCTGCACTTCACGGGCCGCTACCAAGAGTCAACCGGCAGCATCGACAACGATCGCGGAAGAGACACAACCGCCGCCGACTTCTCTCCCCGCAACGGCACCTACGGATACACCGACCACCGTGCCGACCACGAAACCGACAACCCAGAAACCGGCGCCGACGTCCTGCGAAGTATGCAGTTGCTCGGGTGACCGCTACAACTGTGGCGACTTCAAGACTCAGAGTGAAGCGCAAGCATGCTATGACTACTGCCGGTCGAAAGGAATTGGCGATGTTCACAAACTTGACGCTGACGAGGACGGTATCGCCTGCGAGAGCCTGAAGTAG
- a CDS encoding GNAT family N-acetyltransferase — protein sequence MEGTAITSIVIVSRLLGEEPKTRVDRHRAGACPIHRHSRPDAPSMILEPFSPEKHPVREVAGLIYDTEQVYFSLVFGRDRTVALRRIEKLILAGGNAFGHENITCAVRAGRVVGILVMQTPHSPGLAEEFFVIARAAGPVTAARFLLAEWLIFAPNYLKRAPEPGYYISSLSVVPAERGRGVGAALLEGAVRKVRSRGGGTIALNVIAPNPAAVRLYERAGFRTVSTHRAWVPHRTLSVLTMVYDTGKTGP from the coding sequence GTGGAAGGGACGGCCATAACGAGCATAGTGATCGTCTCAAGGCTCCTCGGCGAGGAGCCCAAAACCCGGGTAGACCGTCATCGTGCCGGTGCTTGCCCGATCCACCGTCACTCACGCCCTGATGCGCCGTCGATGATCCTCGAACCGTTCAGCCCGGAAAAGCACCCCGTTAGAGAGGTTGCCGGCCTCATCTACGATACCGAGCAGGTGTATTTCTCTCTCGTCTTTGGCAGGGACCGCACAGTAGCCCTCCGGAGGATCGAAAAACTGATCCTGGCGGGCGGCAACGCCTTCGGGCACGAGAACATCACCTGCGCTGTCCGGGCAGGCAGGGTCGTCGGGATCCTGGTCATGCAGACCCCTCACTCGCCGGGGCTTGCGGAGGAATTTTTTGTCATCGCCCGTGCGGCCGGCCCCGTCACCGCCGCCAGGTTCCTTCTCGCCGAATGGCTGATCTTTGCACCGAACTACCTGAAGAGAGCGCCGGAACCCGGATACTACATCTCCAGCCTCTCGGTCGTCCCGGCCGAGAGGGGCCGGGGGGTCGGCGCTGCCCTGCTCGAAGGTGCCGTCCGGAAGGTCCGGTCCCGCGGGGGCGGAACAATAGCCCTGAACGTCATCGCCCCCAACCCGGCAGCGGTGCGGTTGTACGAGAGGGCGGGGTTTCGCACCGTATCCACCCATAGAGCGTGGGTGCCGCATCGGACCCTCAGCGTCCTGACCATGGTCTACGATACGGGAAAGACGGGTCCGTAG